The stretch of DNA GATCTGCGCCACGTTGGTGAAGAAGCCGTGCCACAGGTCGTCCCAGGAGAGGCCGGTCCCTCCGGAAGTGGTGCTGGAGACGGCCTTGGGCGCCCCGTGCCATACCCGTTCGAAGGACGAAGCTCCGAGCGCCATGACACCGGAGACCAGGCAGAACGGAGCGGTGAGCGCGGTCAGTCCGTACCGGCCGAGCAGGGTGTTGAGCGCCGCGGTCAGGAGGACGCAGGCGATCGCGGCGACCGCTGTGAGTACATAGGTGGCGGGGTGGTGGCCGAGGTAGGTGAGCAGAGCGATGCCGGTGAGACAGCCGCAGTAGCCGAGCAGACCGGCGGAGAGGTGCGACCTGTCGACGTCGAGCGCCAGCGCGGTCGCGGTGGAGACGAGCGTCCCGAGCGTGGCGAACAGGCCGATCTGCCAGCCCGCCACCCACAGGGAGGCCAGGATGATCAGACCCGTCCAGAGTCCTGGCTGTAGATCCACCTGTCCCACTCCGCGCACCGTCGCGAGCAGGTACGCGAACGGCTGCCGTCCCTCGTATCTCCGGACGACCCCCGGGTCGGGCACAGACATGCGGACTCCCGTGGTTCAGCGAAAGGCAGGACCTCACTCCGCTGTCACACGAGGAGGCGAGAACGTACTCCGTTATCAAGGCACGGAACGAGCCGGTTATGGCGTTATGCATGCACGGGGCGAGCCGGTTCTAGCGTTTTTACAGCTCTTTCTCGCCCATTCGGCTTCCTGTTTCCGCGTCCGTGCGTGCGTCGGAGTGTCCGAACCCAGTACATCCGTACGGTTACCGAGTGTCACAGAAACCCGGATCGTATCTTCGAACCCATTCCGATCACCACCCCGGGGTGCGGTACCCCGTAGTGGGCGCTGTCGCGGTCGGCGGGGCGGCCGGGGCCGCCGCCCGCTATGGCGCGGAGCAGTGGTGGCCCGACGCGTCGACGTCGTTTCCGTGGACGATTCTGCTGGTCAACGTGGTGGGCTGCTTCCTGATGGGCGTCCTGATGGTCACCCTGAAGGTGCGTTTTCCCAGGGCGCCCCGCCTGATCAGCCCATTCCTCGGCACCGGCGTCCTCGGCGGGTTCACTTCCTTCTCGCACTACGTGGACAACGCGCGTGAGCTGTTCGGACACCATCAGCTCGGTTACGCGTTCGGCTCCTTGCTGCTGACCGTGGTGGGAGCTCTTCTCGCCGTGACGGCCGGTGCGCTGGCCGCGCACCTCGCCCTCGGGCGTGGCCCTCACCTCCAGGACGGCCCTTCATGATCGACTTGTTGCTCGTGCTCGCAGGCGGGCTGGTAGGCGCACCGCTTCGCTATCTGCTCGGCGTGGACGCCAAGCACCGACTGCACAGCGCTTTCCCCTGGGGGACCTTCGCGGCCAACGCCGGCGCCGCGCTCTTCCTCGGCTTCGTCTCCGAGGCGGTCACCGACGGGGACCTCGGCAGCCGGCTTCAGCTGCTGCTCGCCGTCGGCTTCTGCGGCGCTCTGTCCACCTGGTCCACGTTCTCCTACGAACTGCTGACTCTGACCTCCGCTCGTCGCCTGGCCCTCGCTGCGGGCTATCTGCTGCTCAGCGTTCTCGCGGGGGTCGGGTTGTCCTTCGCCGGGGCCGCGGTGGCCGACGCGGCCTTCTGACGGGTACCCGGGCAGGGGTGCGGGAGAAAACAGGGACCGTTTCCCCCGCACTCGGGTTCGCTACTTCGACTCCTCCCTGGCGTGCAGCAGTTCGCTGATCCGCCGAACGAGTTCGTCGTCGCTTCTCACCGGCTTGCCGGAGACGAGGGCGCCGAGCCGCTCGGCGGTCTGGAAGTCGTAGGCGCGCTCCTCTTCCGCACCCGGAACACGGCCGTACTCCTCCGGAGCCCGGAAGCCGACGGTCAGGTCGACCACCTTCGCGATGAGCCAGGTCAGGATGAAGGAGAACGCGATCACGGCAAGGATCGCGAGCACCTGTTTCCCCAGGAGCGCGCCCCCGCCGCCGTAGAAGAGCCCCTTCTTGCCGCTGATCCGCGCGGTGGCGAACAGTCCGACCATGATCAGGCCGATCAGCCCGCCCACGCCGTGCACACCGACCACGTCAAGGGTGTCGTCGACGCCGAAACGGAACTTCAGCGTGACCGCGAAGGCGCAGACCGCGCCGGTGACCAGCCCGGTGACGACGGCGCCCAGAGTATTGATCTCACCGCAAGCGGGTGTGATGGCGACCATGCCGGCGACCGCCGCGGAGACGACGCCCAGAGTGGTGACCTTGCCGTTGCGCCACTTCTCGACCAGCGGCCAGGTGACCATGGCGCCCGCGGCGCCGAGTTGGGTGTTGATGAAGGCCCCGGCGGCGGTGCCCTGATCGTTGAGCGCGGAACCGGAGTTGAAACCGAACCAGCCGAACCAGAGCAGGGCCGCGCCGATCACGACGAGAGGAATGTTGTTGGGCCGCTCCTCACGCCTGGCGAAGTCGCGTGGCGCTCGCAGAACGAGCGCGGCGGCGAGACCGGCCACTCCCGAGTTCAGCTCCACCGGCAGTCCGCCCGCGAAGTCGAGCGCCCCGAGGTGTTTCACGATCCAGCCGTCCGTGTCGAACACCCAGTGCGCCAGGGGAATGTAGACGATCAGCAGCCACAGGACGACGAAGACGAGCCAGCCCTTCATCGTGGCCCGGTCGGCGATGGCGCCACTGATCAGAGCGACCGTGATGATCGCGAAGCCCATCTGGAAGGTGCTGTAGACGTAGGTGGGGAGGTGACCCGACAAGGTGTTCAGGCCGACGTCATGCATGAACACGTGGTCGAGGTTGCCGATCAGTCCTAGGCCACCGACATCGGGGCCGAAGGCCAAGGTGTATCCGATCGCCCACCAGACGAGCGTGCCGAAGGTGAGCGCGGCGAAGCTCATCTTGATCATCATCAGGACGTGCTTGGTGCGCACCATGCCACCGTAGAAGAACGCCAGCCCTGGCGTCATCAGCAGCACTATGGCAGTGCAGGCGAGCAGCCAGGCGGTGTCACCGGAGTCGTAGGCGGGGGGCATCGGCGGGGGAGCGGTGTTCATCTGCGGATACCTTGTCAGGGGGAGGGGCGGTGGCCGAGGAGCGCGGTCCGCCCACCGTTGACCGGGCGGCAGCCCGACGCGTCACGGTGCTCGGGAGGGGCGCGGTAGCCCCTCGAAGAGTGGCCGGGGGCCGCATCTGCGAACCTAGGCGGAGGTGCTGAGCCCTGTGGCTCCCAAACGCCGTGTTCACGCAAACGGGCGGCTGCTTCACCCGCCCGGCGCAGACGTGTCCGTGTCAGCGCGGACACCGGGGCACTCGGGCGGCGCGGGAACTCTGCCCGACGCGCCCGGGGGCGTGCCGGTCTCGATCGCCTCCGCCCTCCTCCGGCCACCTGACCCCACCGTGACACGCGTCGGGGCCCACCCGCTCTTCGCGGATGGGCCCCGGCACTACTTCATGGGTGGGACACCTCTGGGGTCAGGAGAGCAACTCGATCTCCGCGAGCGTGCCTGTCCCCTGGGGCACCAGCCGGTAATGGCCGTACGACCCCGCCCGGTCCACCGAGAACACCCGGGTCTGCCTGTCCCAGGTGAACGACTGGCCGGACCGCTTGTCGAGGTCCTTCCAGGTCTTCCCGTCGGACGAGCCCTGCAAGGTCCAGCCCGTGGGCGCCTTCGTGTGATCCGCCGACGTCAGGGTGTACTGGACGGCCTTCGCGTCCTTGGCCAGCGGAAGTTCGTCCGACGTCACCGCCGCCTCGGTCTTCGAGGTGTTGTCGTACAGCGGACCGGTCGCGGTGAGGACGTCGGCACGAGGTGCGGGCACCTTGTCGCCCTTGGTCACCGAGGAGGGGCCGGCGTTCTTGCCCGTGCCCCACGACGACGGCTTCGAGCCCATGTCGAACTCCAGCGTGCCGCCCTTGGAGATCACCGAGCTGGGCAGCGCCGTGGAGCTCCACCGCTTGCCGTTGACCTTCAGACCCTGCACGTAGATGTTCTTGGTGCTGTTCTTCGGCGCCTTGACGACCAGGTCGTGGCCGTTCTCCAGGTGCAGGGTCGCCTTGGTGAACTGCGGCGACCCGACGGCGTACTCGCTGCCGCCCATCACCAGTGGGTAGAAGCCGAGCGAGGAGAAGATGTACCAGGCCGACTGCTCGCCGTTGTCCTCGTCGCCGTGGTAGCCCTGGCCGATCTCGCTGCCCGAGTAGAGCCGCGACATCACCTCACGGACCTTCTCCTGTGTCTTCCACGGCTGTCCCGCCGCGTCGTACATGTAACCGACGTGGTGGGCGACCTGGTTGCTGTGGCCGTACATGCCCATCCGGACGTCCCTGGCCTCGGTCATCTCATGGATGACACCGCCGTAGGAGCCCACGAAGTCCGCACCGGCCGTCTCCGGGGTCGCGAAGTACGTGTCGAGCTTCTTCGCGAGGCCGTCGCGCCCGCCGTAGAGATTGGCGAGACCCTTCGAGTCCTGCGGGGCGGTGAAGGCGTAGCCCCAGCCGTTGGTCTCGGTGTAGTCGTAGCCCCAGATCCGAGGGTCGTACTTGTCGGAGGAGATCCGCCAGTCGCCCTTGGCGTCCTTGCCCTGGAAGAAGCCCGCCTTGTCGTCGAAGAGCTTCACATAGTCCTGGGCCCGGTTGAGGAAGTACTCCGACTCCTCCTTGTAGTGCTTCTCCTTGGTCTTCTTGTAGAGCGCCTCACCCATTCGGGCGATGCCGAAGTCGTTGACGTACCCCTCCATCGCCCAGGACATGCCCTCGTGGGTGTCGGTGCTCGTGTAGCCGAGGAAGGGAGAGGTGTCCATCCCCTTGCGGCCGACACCCGAACTCGGCGGCACCACCGTGGCGTTCTTCAGCGCCGCCTGGTAGGCCGCCTCCGCGTCGAAGTCGACGCCCTTGGTGTACGCGTCGGCGAAGGCCACGTCCGAGGATGTGCCCGTCATCAGATCCGCGTAGCCCGGCGACGACCAGCGCGAGATCCAGCCGCCGTCCTTGTACTGCTGGACGAAGCCGTCCACCATCTCGCCGGCCTTCTTCGGCGTGAGCATCGAGTACGCGGGCCACGTGGTGCGATACGTGTCCCAGAAGCCATTGTTGACGTACACCTTGCCGTCGACGATCTTCGCCCCGGTGTGCGTGGGAGAGTCGGGGTTCGGCATCTTCGAGAACGGGCTCGCGTACTGGTACTTGGGACGGCTGCTCGTACCCGTGTTCTCGAACCCGGAGTTGGGATACAGGTAGAGCCGGTACAGGCTGGAGTACAGGGTGGTCAACTGGTCCTGGCTCGCGCCCTCGACCTCGACCCTGCCCATGATCTTGTCCCACTGGCTCTGCGCCGCCCGCTCGACAGCGCCGAAGGAACGGCCGGAGGGGATCTCCCGGTCGAGATTCGCCTTGGCCTGGTCGATTCCGATCAGCGAGGTCGCTATCCGCAGCGTGACGGTCCTGTCGCGTCCCGCGTCGAAACGCATCTGGCCCTTGACACCCTTGGAGGACGCCGACTCGACCGGCGCGTCGAAGGTGCCGTAGACGAACAGCCGGGTCGCACCCGTGGAGAGACCACTCTTGACGTCGGAGTAGCCGGTGACGACACCGTTCTCCTTGTCCAGCGTGAGGCCGCCCTGCTCGGAGACGTTGTCGAATATCACCGACGCGTCGTCACCGGGGAAGGTGAACCTCATCATCGCCGCGTGATCGGTCGGCGTCACCCGCGCCTTCAGACCGTTCTCGAAGGTCACCCCGTACACGTAGGGACGGGCCGTCTCCTTGGTGTGTTCGAAGGCCAGCGCGCGCTCGGTGCGCCCCGTCGCCGGCTCACCGGAGGCCGCGGAAGGCATCACCTGGAACGTCTGCCTGTCGCCCATCCACGGGCTCGGCTCATGGCTCGCGGCGAACGCCTGTATCGTCGGGAGGTTGTCCGCGTTGTTGGCGCGCGCGTAGTCGTACAGCCAACTGGTGGAGGCGGCGTTCGTCACCGGCGTCCAGAAGTTGAAACCGTTCGGGACGGCCGTCGCGGGTATGTTGTTGCCGCGCGAGAAGTCGCCGCTCGAATTGGTGCCGCGGGTGGTCACCGCGTAGTCCGACAGATGCGCCTTGGGCCGCTCGGGCGCCTTCCTGTCCAGCGCGATGTCGTCCACCCAGCCACGGAACTTCGCCGGACCCTTGGGTGAGTCGTAGGCGACCAGGATCCGGTCCACCGTCTTGCCCGCGGCGACCGCGCCGATCCTGGACGACTTCTGGTTCCACTGGTTGACGTAGAGCGACTTCGACGCGCCCTGCCCCTTCGGGCTCAGCTGGAAGCCGCTCTGGTCGACCGCCTTCAGGTCGCTCAGATAAGTGCCGTCCGTGAAGGCCAGGTCGACGGAGACGTTGGTCGCCGGATAGGTGAGGTCGGTGTCGGTCATCGAAGGGAAGATCCGGTACGACAGCTCACTGTCGCGGCTCACGGCGACATTCACATCGAAGATCTTGTTGTACGAGTACGCGTGTCCGTCCGGCTGGTGCGTACCCGCGTAACGCAGCGCCCGCTTCCCCGTGAAACCGGCGCCGGCCTTCGCGGTCGGCGAGCCGCTGGGGCCTCGGTCCACCAGCGTCAGCATGTCCTTCGGCGCGGGGACGTCCGTGTCACCCGTGGAGAGCTGCACGTCGGCGAGTTGGATCGCGTCGGAGGCGCCGTTGTTCTTGGTGAACTCCAGCCGGTAGTGGGCGTACTCCTTCGCGCCCGTGGTGGAGTACGTCTTGGTCTGGCCCCGTTCCGAGAAGGTCTGGCCCTCCTGGGTGTCGAGGGTCGTCCAGTCCTTTCCGTCCTCGGAGCCAGAAAGCGTCCACGCGGCCGGATCACGCTCGTCGTGGTCGTTGGCGGAGGTCAGCGCGTACTTCACTATCTTGACCGGGCCGTCGACATCGAACTCGGTCCACGCGGTGGGGGTGAAGGCCAGCCATTTGGTGCTGGGCAGACCGTCGGCGAGGTTCTCCTTGCCTTCCCCGCCGGCCGTGTTCTCGCCGCTGGCGCGCACCTCGGTCACCCGGTCGGTCACATTGCCGGGGATGCCGGAGCTGTAGTCCCCGTTCACCCCCGAGGCGCGCTTGGCGCCGTGAGCGTCCGTGTCGACGGTGTTCTGCCAGTCGGGGCTCGGATCGTCGCTCTCGAAGGACGAGTTGAACGTCTTGTCCGGGTGGTGCGCGGGCGCGGCCTGTGCCACTGTCGCGCCCTGCCCGGTGACGACAAGCATAAGAGAGGCCGTCCCCAGGACGGCCGCCGAACCGAATCTGTACCGGGATCTGTGCTGCATCCCCGGACCTCCTCGCACCTTGGACAACGTTGTCAATTTGCTGTGCAAGGTCAAGTAGTGCCGTAAGTGGTGAGGGGTGTCAAGGGTGTTGGTCGTGTGTGGGTGGGAAAGTGCGCGGATGCGGCGGAGGGTTCGACGCATCTGGCCCCTTCTTCCGTTTCGCCCCCGCGCCCGCCGAGCCGGCTCCGTGGCGCGGGGCTCGTGTGTCCGCCCGGCTCGAGCGCGTTCTGTCCGTTGTTCCGTCAGGGCCCGCCCGGTCGCCCGCCCCCGTCCTCCGGGCGGGCGTGGCTTTCGGCCGCGTGGAGGACGGGGGCGGGTGCGGCTCGTACGGTCAGTGCGCGCCGGTGACGCTGATCCTGGCCACCGCGCCGTCACCCCGCAGGGTCAACGCCCCGGGGCCTACCTGGCGTACGCAGTCGAGGCGGCCGAGTTCGGTCCCCTTCCCGTCCTGTCCATCGAGGCTGACCCCCTCGGTGACGGCCATGACGAGCAGGGTCTCGCCCTCGGCGCACGCCATCTCCGTCCCGCCCCCGGCGGCCACGGGAACGATGTGTACCTCCGCCGACGCCCTGCCCCGGCGGGTCATCACATTCATGTCGCGGACCGCGCCCGACTTCAGCAGGCAGTCCGTCGCCGCGTCGCCGGAGAAGGCGAAGGGGTCCAGCGGCTCCACCGTGCGTGTCGTCCCCTCCACGGTCAGAACCATGCCCTCGCCCTCGACCAGGGTGATCACACGGTCGATGCCGGGGAAGGCGGAGAAGGGGCCTCCCGCGTCCACGTCCGCGACACTCACCCGCCAGTCGAAGCCGTCCGCGGGACCCGCCGTGGCAGGTCGTACAGTCCCCGACGCGACCTCCCGGGTCGTGCCGCCGCCGTTCTTCCACGGCATGCCGCGGTACTCGCCCCAGCGCAGAACATCGCCGCCCATCGGACGCCGCCTCCTTCTTCCCTCGTCCGGTCGGCCGCCGCACCGGCGAACCCGGACCGCCGGGCCTCTCGGTCGTCGGAGCGTGTGGGCTCCCGGACGCGTGATCATCGATTCCCGGGCCACTTTATGCGCCGGTCCGGCGGGCGGAGCCGGGCCCCCTCGGCCGGCGTCCTGGGCTGCCGGGCCCGCGGGGGCTGCCGGGCCTATGGGGCTGCGGGGGACACCGGGCCCGTGGCGGGTCCCGCTCCGGCCCCGCTCCGGTCGTCGAGTACCGCGGTGAAGCTCCTGCCGTAGGCGTGGTGGGTGGTGACGTCGAGGCGCGTGCCGCCAGAGACCCGGCGGACACGGACCCCCGCGTCGGCGGAGCGGACACGCAGTGCCGGGCCGAGAACGGTGACCGAGACCGTGTTCCGCTCCATGGTCGGGTCGGAGACAGCGACCGTCGTCGTACCGTCGGGTGATCTCCTGAGGATCACCGAGGCCGGTCCCTCCATCGAGAGCCGCCCGGCGCGGTGGCTGCCACGGGTGAAGGTGTTGGCGGCCGTCAGCCCCAGCCCCGCGTGGACCACGGCCTGCACCCCCACCGTATTGGCGAGGACCTTCAGCGGGCCGTGGGCGTAACCGCGCAACCGTCGCGCGGAGGCGTTCGGGACGAGCGCGTAGGCCATCGCGACCGAGGGGGAGCTCGGCGGCTGCTCGACCTGGACGGAGAACACCTGTTTGGTCACTGAGGTGTCCGGGTTCGCCTGACGCACCAGGCGGCGGCCGCGCGTGACCGTTTCGAGCGTGACCGTCGGCCGTACGCCCGCTGTCGCCTTCAGGAACACGTAGCCGACCGCCGTACTCCGCGTGGCGTTGACGTAGCGGAGCCAGACCGGATGGGCCGTGCCGTCGCCCGGCAGGCTTCCACCTCGACGCGGTTCGCCGTGGACGGAGACGTCGTCGGACGGGTCGGCGATCCTGCTGTCGAGCGTGGTGGTGACCGCGCGGCCCGCGGGGTCCCGAATCCCCGCGGCGAGGACGACCACCTCGTCGTCGAGCATGAACCACGACTTCGTGGCGCGGGCGCCCTGGTAGGCGACGAAGTCGTCGGGGAGGGCGCCCGCCTGCTTCGCGGCGTAGGCCGCGTCGTCGGCCTGGACCAGCGCGGCCGCGCCGTAGGAGCCGAGTACGGCCCCGCCGGAGACGGAGTTCGTGCCGCGCGGGAAGTAGACGAACGCGTTCTGGGACTCCGAGGACGAGGTGAACCCCGCCTCCGGGTTGTCGTACCACTGTGTCCCGTACAGCTCGGGCACCGTCCTGCGCGTCTCCACCGGAGCGGTGACCCCGGCGAGGCGCGACGGTGCGAGCACCGTGTAGTAGTCGACGCCGTAGGAGAGGCTCTGGTCCTGTCCCGCGAGGTAGAGGTAGTGGGCACCCGCACCCTGGAACCACGGCATGAGATTCTCGCCGCTCATGTACTCATAGGCGCTGACCCTGCTTGAGCTGCGGGCCAACGCGAAGGCCCAGCCCGGCCTGCGATGGACCGTCCTGTCCATGGCGTTGAACGCGGCGGTGTACGCGGGGGCCCGCAGGTCACTCGCCGGTAGCGAGGCATCGGCCACGATGTCGGCGTAACGCGCGATGCTGACCGGCGAGGTGAAGCTGTCCGCGGAGAGCGAGCCGTGCGAGGTCTGCCGAACGAACCTGACGTACCCCTTGAGCGCTGCCGCCTCGTCGCCGGCCGCGTATCCGGAGAGGTCGACGACGGCTTCCACGACGGCCGCCGTGTCGGCGTATCCCGTGACGGTCCTGGATACCCCACGTCCCTTGACGATCTCCATCATCCAGCCCTCGAAGATCAACGGTGCGAAGCCGTCCCTCACCCAGTCCCGTACGGCGACGACCATGCTGTCATCCCGCACGTACGCGGTCCCCTCCAGGATCTTGACGGTCTGTACGACACGGGTGAGGAGCCCTTTGCCGTAGGAGCCTGTGTAGGCGACGGAGCCGTGCTGCAGATACGAGCCGTCGGCGTAGAAACCGTCGGTGACCTGGTGGTCGAGGTGGTAAGGGTCGATCCTCGCGAGGACGGTGAGCTGGTCGGCCAACGCCTTGGTGACGCGGGCCTCGTCGTTCAGGACCGCCCCTTGGAGCATCCGATTGGTGGTGATGTCGGCGAGATTGGCGCCCGTGTGGAAACGGGAGTCCAGATCCACGTCCCCGCCCTTGCCGTTTCGCAGGTAGGCGTCCATCGAGGCGACGCAGGTGGCGGTCAGCTCCGGTCGGTACGCGGCCAGGTCGTCCTTCAGCAGGACGAGGATCCTGGTGATGTGGGAGGAGATGCCGATCTCCCAGTTGAACCAGTTCCCGTAGTAGCCCTTCGACTGGTCACCGTAGTAGTCGTCGTACAGGCGGGCCAGACCGTCGATGACTCGCTTTCGGTCTGCCTGGTGGTCCACCTTTCGGTCTGCCTGGTGGTCTGTCTGGTGGTCTGCCTTGTGGTCTGCGGAGCCGGTCTGTGGTGCGCCTCCAGTTGGTTTTGCTGAGGGTGCGGGTGCCGGTGTTTGGGCCGGACCCGGTGTCACGGTCGCGAGGGCGATCTCGTAGAGGTACTGGAAGGAGGTCGTCAGATTGGTGTCACTCTCACCAAGGGGGAGGCCTTTGAAGAGTGCGCCCGTCGGTGCCGCGTCCATGGCGGCGAGTCTCGCCCGCGCGGTCTCCCGCACGGCGGTGAGTCTCGGGGCCACCTCCGTACGGGAGTTGGAGTCCGCCGTCCCGGCGAGAGCGGCGACGGTGTTGGCGACAAGCCTGGCGTGGTCGCCGGACACGTCCCTGCCGGTGGCCCGCGCGGCCCCGGCCCCCACCGCCCTGGCGCGTGCGGACTGAGCCGCCGTGAACAGGGCGGAGGCGGGCAACACCGACAACAGGGCCCGACGTGAGAGCTGCATGACCACGCTCCAGGCTTGGCGGGTGAGCGACGCCGCATCCAAGCAACTCCGGCAGCGGGTGTCAATGGCGCCTTGGGGGCGGGTATCCATGGCGCTTTGAGTGAGGCTTGGTCTAAACCTATTGAAGGCGACTCGCCGTGATCGATGGATTTCCGTCCGTTCGGGGCGCTCCGGTCAACAAAAGGCCACGTCGCGCGCTTGATCGCCCCTGGTGAACTCGGGCACTCAACCAACCGGGGAATTCAAGGTGTTGCAGGTTCGAGACGGCGTCCTGGGGCGTGTGCTCCCGGAGGATGGTCGCCGTAATTCCATACGTATGGCCGATCGTCTGCGTGTGAGCGGCGTCCATCGATATCGATGGAGGAATGGTTCCTTTTCGCGGCCGCTGTTGCGCGTCATTCGCCTTCACCTGATTCGGCATACTCGGGGTGACGATTGCCGGGCGCTTTGGTGTGCTCTTTTTGATGCTCGTCGCCGAACGGAAGGTCTCCGCGGTGGTCATCGGCCTGATCTTCACCAGCGCCTCCGTGGTCCGGGCGGGCGCCTCCTGGGTGCAGGGTCGACTACTGGAAGGCAAGCCCCGGCACTGGCTGGTGGGACTCGGCGCCATGGTCCAGACAGTGGCGGTCGCCGTCGCCGTGCTGGGGACGCTCCCCGGCGCCCCCGCCCTCACCTCGGCCGCGGCCATGCCGCTGGCCGCCATCGGTATGGGCATGCTCGAACCGTCCCTCATCGTGCTGTCCCTCTCGCACACCCGCCGGGCAAACGGGGGTATGCCGGCGCAGCGATGCAGACGAACCAGAACCTGGGGCAGATCGCGGTGCTGGGAGCGTCCACCTTCCTCCTCAACATCTGTCTGGCGGTCGGCTCGACGCCCCCGGCCGGCTATGGCGCCGCGTTCGCCGTCCTCCTCATTCCGAGCTTGCTGCTCGTGACGCTCTCCACACGTACGCGCGGCGCCTGACCACCGGTCAACGCGCTGCTTCTGAGTCGCCGGACGGGTCAACCCGCTTTGTGGGGCGTCGAGTTCACGCCTTCGGGTGTAGATGATCAACAGGGCGGCCCCAGGCCGTCCTCGGGGCGGTCCGCCGTGGCAGGATGCGGACCGGCGAGGCCCACCGGGTACGGGCAGGTGCGGGTAGAGCACCAACGCGGTATCCGGAGCACCGCTGACAAAATGCGCGACCGCCGCAAGGCTCGTCGCGCGGATCCACGATCAGCGGGCTCGTACGAGAGTGCGCCGTGGTGGCGAGCGAAGGCCATCACGGACCACGCACCTCCTCCGGACCGCCGCGGTCCCCGACGGGCGACGGCTGGTGTCAGGCGCAACAGACAGCAGGCACCGCCGTCTCGTTCGCCGGGGGACTGTCCGGAGGACCCGCTGATCGTCGGTTTCCCGCCGTCTGGCGTCGCACCGCTGCTCTCCGGCTGTCATACCTGCCCGCGGCGTCATACCTGAGAGCTACGCGCGAGTGCACCCCCTGGTTGGATGCCGGTTACCCGGCGTGATCAATAGAGTCGCACCGGAATCACCGAAGAACTCCGGTACGGAAGGATCACCCCCATGGCATCCCGCCCACGCGCGAGCCGATCGCCGCGCACGCCGATCGCTGCTCCTGTCGCCTCGTCAGTGGCCGTCGCGGTCTCCGGCGCGGCCGACCGGGTCGCGGTCCTGCTGCTCAGGCCGCTGACACGGCCGGCGCGGCCGGCACGGCGTCCGGTTGATCCCCCGGGGACCCCGGGGCTCGGGCGTCCATATCGCAAGGACCCCTTACGCCA from Streptomyces tsukubensis encodes:
- a CDS encoding GH92 family glycosyl hydrolase, which produces MQHRSRYRFGSAAVLGTASLMLVVTGQGATVAQAAPAHHPDKTFNSSFESDDPSPDWQNTVDTDAHGAKRASGVNGDYSSGIPGNVTDRVTEVRASGENTAGGEGKENLADGLPSTKWLAFTPTAWTEFDVDGPVKIVKYALTSANDHDERDPAAWTLSGSEDGKDWTTLDTQEGQTFSERGQTKTYSTTGAKEYAHYRLEFTKNNGASDAIQLADVQLSTGDTDVPAPKDMLTLVDRGPSGSPTAKAGAGFTGKRALRYAGTHQPDGHAYSYNKIFDVNVAVSRDSELSYRIFPSMTDTDLTYPATNVSVDLAFTDGTYLSDLKAVDQSGFQLSPKGQGASKSLYVNQWNQKSSRIGAVAAGKTVDRILVAYDSPKGPAKFRGWVDDIALDRKAPERPKAHLSDYAVTTRGTNSSGDFSRGNNIPATAVPNGFNFWTPVTNAASTSWLYDYARANNADNLPTIQAFAASHEPSPWMGDRQTFQVMPSAASGEPATGRTERALAFEHTKETARPYVYGVTFENGLKARVTPTDHAAMMRFTFPGDDASVIFDNVSEQGGLTLDKENGVVTGYSDVKSGLSTGATRLFVYGTFDAPVESASSKGVKGQMRFDAGRDRTVTLRIATSLIGIDQAKANLDREIPSGRSFGAVERAAQSQWDKIMGRVEVEGASQDQLTTLYSSLYRLYLYPNSGFENTGTSSRPKYQYASPFSKMPNPDSPTHTGAKIVDGKVYVNNGFWDTYRTTWPAYSMLTPKKAGEMVDGFVQQYKDGGWISRWSSPGYADLMTGTSSDVAFADAYTKGVDFDAEAAYQAALKNATVVPPSSGVGRKGMDTSPFLGYTSTDTHEGMSWAMEGYVNDFGIARMGEALYKKTKEKHYKEESEYFLNRAQDYVKLFDDKAGFFQGKDAKGDWRISSDKYDPRIWGYDYTETNGWGYAFTAPQDSKGLANLYGGRDGLAKKLDTYFATPETAGADFVGSYGGVIHEMTEARDVRMGMYGHSNQVAHHVGYMYDAAGQPWKTQEKVREVMSRLYSGSEIGQGYHGDEDNGEQSAWYIFSSLGFYPLVMGGSEYAVGSPQFTKATLHLENGHDLVVKAPKNSTKNIYVQGLKVNGKRWSSTALPSSVISKGGTLEFDMGSKPSSWGTGKNAGPSSVTKGDKVPAPRADVLTATGPLYDNTSKTEAAVTSDELPLAKDAKAVQYTLTSADHTKAPTGWTLQGSSDGKTWKDLDKRSGQSFTWDRQTRVFSVDRAGSYGHYRLVPQGTGTLAEIELLS
- a CDS encoding urea transporter, with the protein product MSVPDPGVVRRYEGRQPFAYLLATVRGVGQVDLQPGLWTGLIILASLWVAGWQIGLFATLGTLVSTATALALDVDRSHLSAGLLGYCGCLTGIALLTYLGHHPATYVLTAVAAIACVLLTAALNTLLGRYGLTALTAPFCLVSGVMALGASSFERVWHGAPKAVSSTTSGGTGLSWDDLWHGFFTNVAQIFLVDKWYVGLIMLVGLAFAGLRVVLWAAVGSAIGIFAAWALGAPTALISNGIYGYNAVLVAIAVGAVFLAPTAWNGVYALFGAAATTGLTASLTVLFKPFGGHTFTWPFILTTWMLMAAVPLLPRLTRSD
- a CDS encoding HutD/Ves family protein yields the protein MGGDVLRWGEYRGMPWKNGGGTTREVASGTVRPATAGPADGFDWRVSVADVDAGGPFSAFPGIDRVITLVEGEGMVLTVEGTTRTVEPLDPFAFSGDAATDCLLKSGAVRDMNVMTRRGRASAEVHIVPVAAGGGTEMACAEGETLLVMAVTEGVSLDGQDGKGTELGRLDCVRQVGPGALTLRGDGAVARISVTGAH
- a CDS encoding ammonium transporter, with the protein product MNTAPPPMPPAYDSGDTAWLLACTAIVLLMTPGLAFFYGGMVRTKHVLMMIKMSFAALTFGTLVWWAIGYTLAFGPDVGGLGLIGNLDHVFMHDVGLNTLSGHLPTYVYSTFQMGFAIITVALISGAIADRATMKGWLVFVVLWLLIVYIPLAHWVFDTDGWIVKHLGALDFAGGLPVELNSGVAGLAAALVLRAPRDFARREERPNNIPLVVIGAALLWFGWFGFNSGSALNDQGTAAGAFINTQLGAAGAMVTWPLVEKWRNGKVTTLGVVSAAVAGMVAITPACGEINTLGAVVTGLVTGAVCAFAVTLKFRFGVDDTLDVVGVHGVGGLIGLIMVGLFATARISGKKGLFYGGGGALLGKQVLAILAVIAFSFILTWLIAKVVDLTVGFRAPEEYGRVPGAEEERAYDFQTAERLGALVSGKPVRSDDELVRRISELLHAREESK
- a CDS encoding fluoride efflux transporter FluC, whose protein sequence is MRYPVVGAVAVGGAAGAAARYGAEQWWPDASTSFPWTILLVNVVGCFLMGVLMVTLKVRFPRAPRLISPFLGTGVLGGFTSFSHYVDNARELFGHHQLGYAFGSLLLTVVGALLAVTAGALAAHLALGRGPHLQDGPS
- a CDS encoding fluoride efflux transporter FluC, encoding MIDLLLVLAGGLVGAPLRYLLGVDAKHRLHSAFPWGTFAANAGAALFLGFVSEAVTDGDLGSRLQLLLAVGFCGALSTWSTFSYELLTLTSARRLALAAGYLLLSVLAGVGLSFAGAAVADAAF